Genomic segment of Caproiciproducens sp. NJN-50:
AGCAGTAAAATACAGCTGAATGAACCGGGCCCCAGTCTGTTCCCCTTAATCGGCAGCGTCGGCTTGATCGTATGCGGAGCCGGCATCTTTTTGGAGAAACAGAAGGACAGCCAGCCTTTCTTAAACAGGGAAGGCTGGATCCGGGTCGGTTCCCTGTTCGGCGTGATGCTCCTCTATGTGGTTTTAATCAAGCTGTTGGGCTTTATGGTTCCTATGCCCTTGTTCCTGTTTGTAATGATTATGATTCTGGCTAAAAGAGAAAAACGGCCAAAGGCCTATATGGCCGCCGTTGTTTCCGTTCTGGTCAGCGCGGCAATCTACTATGTATTTACCCAATTGCTCAAGGTTGAACTGCCGGCCGGCAGTTTGTTTCAATAGGAGGTTCTGGCGATGGAATATATCTTATCTTCGTTCGTGTTTTTGATGCAGCCGGTAAACCTTTTGACAATCCTGCTGGCCGCGGTCGCGGGAATGATTCTGGGGGCAATCCCCGGTTTATCCGGGGGCCTGGGCATTACCCTGATGCTTCCCGTCACTTTTGCCATGGAACCGAAGCTGGCGATTGCGATGCTGACCAGCATTTGGATCGGAGGAGTTACAGGCAGCTTTATCGCCGCGGTCCTGGTCGGGATTCCCGGTTCTGGCTCTTCCATTCCGACCTGCTTTGACGGGTACCCGATGACGAAAAACGGGCAGGCGGTCAAAGCATTGGGAATCGGCATTATCGCGTCGTTCATGGGAACCTTTTTTTCGACGCTGATCGCGGTCTGGCTGACTCAGATGATTGCAAACCTCGCCCTGAAAATGGGCCCGTGGGAATATTTTTCCCTCTGCTTCTTCGCGATCATGCTCGTGGTATCTCTTTCAAAGGGCAATATGTTC
This window contains:
- a CDS encoding tripartite tricarboxylate transporter TctB family protein encodes the protein MTKNKVTGLSCAAAGIILTILSMQFSSKIQLNEPGPSLFPLIGSVGLIVCGAGIFLEKQKDSQPFLNREGWIRVGSLFGVMLLYVVLIKLLGFMVPMPLFLFVMIMILAKREKRPKAYMAAVVSVLVSAAIYYVFTQLLKVELPAGSLFQ